Sequence from the Tistrella mobilis genome:
CCCGGCTGCGCGATGCGGGCTTTTCGGTCGAAGACATTTTCGACCTGGCCAATGTCATCGGCTTCTACAACATGACCAACCGCGTCGCGAGCGCGGTCGACATGCTGCCGAACGACGAATATCACGATATGAACCGCTGACCACGGATTTGCCGCGGCGCGCAAATGCCGCTTGCCTGACGATCTGAATTGGCGTGATCATTCCCATTGAACGCAACCCACAGTTTGCGAAGGAATGGTCCCGCCATGCGAAACGTCAGGATCTTTCACCTTGATGCCTTCGCCGAGCGGCTGTTCGCCGGCAATCCGGCGGCGGTCTGCCTGATGGATGCCTGGCTGCCGGTGCCGGTGATGCAGGCGATCGCGGCCGAAAACCGGCTGTCCGAGACCGCCTTCCTGGTGCCCGAGGATGCGGGCGGGTTCGGCACGGGCGATGGCACCGCCGCCGGGCCCTTCCACCTGCGTTGGTTCACCCCCACCACCGAGATGCCGATGTGCGGCCACGCCACGCTGGCAGCCGCCCATGTGGTGTTGAGCCGGCTGGCCCCCGAAGCGCCGGCGGTGGTGTTCCGCACCCGTGGCGGGCTGCTTCATGTCGCCCGGGATCCGGAGGCGGACGACCGGCTGTGCCTGTCGCTGCCGCGCGAACGGCTGACCGGGATCGAGCCGCGCCCGGCGCTGCTGCGCGCGATCACCGCAGCACTGGGCGGTGTCGCCCCGGCTGCCGTGCTGGAAGGCCGCCACGACTGGTATGTGCTGGTCGAGGATCCGGCAGAGGTCGAGGCGATCCGACCCGACGCCGCCGCCATCGCCGCCCTGCCGCCCCGGGCGGTGGCGGTCGCCAGCCTCGCCGACGGCGCCTCTCTGGCCGATGGCGCCGATTACGTCTGCCGCTTCTTCGCCCCCAAGCTCGGCGTGCCCGAAGATCCGGTCACCGGCATCGTCCATGCCGGTCTGGCGCCGCTTTTCGCCGACATGCTGGCCCGCGACCGGCTGGACGGCCTGCAACTCTCTCCCCGCCGCGGGCGGGTGACGGTGATGCCCCGCCCGGACCATGTGGTGCTGACCGGCCGGGTGGTCGAATACTCCGAAGGCCGGCTCGTCCTCAACCGTCTGGACGTGGAGCGCACCACCGCCGCCGCACTGGCCGTCGGCCGCCTGCCCCTCACCCTGGCCGCCGGCGCGGGGCTGCGGGCGCGGGGGTGAGCGCGACGCCCGCTCAGATGAGGGGAATGCGCCTGTTTGCCGCTTACGATATATTCTCCAGAGAAAATCATCTGAAAATCACTGTCGGCTACATGCGCTGGTGCGGTGAATGCGCCGGGCCGCCGACAGATCGAATGCCGCGCCTCCTTGGTCACTGGCGCTTGTTAATTTGTAGCTCGCAAGCTACTATATGATGTGGAGAAACATGCTCGAGATACAGCAGACCGGCATCTTCCGCGCATGGATGATGTCTTTGCGTGACTCTCGCGCCAAGCAACGGATCGCCGTCCGCATCCAACGCTTGCGGTCCGGAAATCCTGGCGACGTCAAATCGGTGGGTGGAGGCGTTTCGGAGCTGCGCATTGATGAGGGGCCAGGGTATAGAGTTTACTTCACCCAACGCGGCACTGTTCTTATTGTTCTTCTATGCGGGGGCACGAAAAGCCGTCAAAATGCTGACATTGAGCAAGCAAAGAGACTTGCGGCGGAAATGGAGAGATGACAATGGCGCTGGAGACCACGGCCTTTGATCCAGCAGAATATCTGGACGATGACGAGGCTATGGCCGGCTATCTGTCCGATGCCTTCGAAACAGGGGACCCTGCGTTTATCTCCGACGCGTTGGGCGTCGTGGCACGCGCTAAAGGAATGAGACAGATTGCCGAAGATGCAGGGCTCTCCCGCGAAAGCCTCTATCGAGCCTTGAGCGACAAGGGAAATCCCGAATTCGGAACTATACTGAAAGTTCTGGCTGCCCTTGGTCTTCGTCTTTCTGTAGAACCGCTGTCTCACCCCGGGGAATAAAAACGGGCCCGCCCGATCTTCGGGCAGGCCCCATCCTCATATCGCCGGCAACCGCGCCGTCAGAGCGAGCGTGCGATCAGCAGCTTCATGATCTCGTTGGCGCCGCCATAGATCTTCTGGATCCGGGCGTCGGTATACATGCGGGCGATTTCGGTTTCTTCGATATAGCCATAGCCGCCGAACATCTGCAGGCAGGCGTCGACGGTCTGGACCTGGCGTTCGCTGCACCACCACTTGGCCATCGAGGCAGTGACGTTGTCGAGCCGGTTCTCGGCCAGTTTGACCAGGCAGTCGTCGACGAAGACGCGCGCGATATGGGCTTCGGTCGCAAGCTCGGCCAGGCGGAAGGAAATGGTCTGGAAGTCGAACAGGGTCTTGCCGAAGGCCTTGCGCTCGTGAACATAGGCGCGGGTGATCTCGACCGCATGCTCCATCGCCGCAACCGCGCCGACCGCCAGGATCAGGCGTTCGCGGGGCAACTGCTCCATCATCTGATAGAAGCCGCGGCCCTCGATGCCGCCCAGCAGGTTGTCGACGGGCGCGCGGGCGCCGTCGAAGAACAGCTCGGCGGTATCGGCCGCATGCAGGCCGATCTTTTCCAGCGGCCGGCCGGGCTGGAAACCGGGCGCGCCCTTCTCCACACCGATCAGCGAGATGCCCTTGGCTCCCGGCGTGCCGTCGATGCGCACCGCCACCAGCACCAGATCGGCGGCGATGCCGTTGGTGATGAAGGTCTTCTGGCCGTCGATGACATAGTCGTCGCCGTCGCGCCGGCCGCGGGTGGTCAGCGCCTGAAGGTCGGACCCGCCGCCCGGCTCGGTCATCGCGATCGCGCCGATCCATTCGCCCGAGCAGAGTTTGGGCAGCCAGCGCCGCTTCTGATCCTCGGTGCCATAGGTCAGCACGTAATGGGTCACAATGCCCGAATGCACGCTGTAGCCGTTGGCGAGATCGGAGCAGTGCCGGTTGATGGTATCGAGCAGCACCATCTCCTGATAGACATCGCCGCCGCTGCCGCCCCATTCCTCGGGGATCGCCGCACCCAGCGCGCCCATCTCGCCCAGCGCCGTCCAGGCCGAGCGGTCGATCATGCGCTGCCGGCGCCAGCGCGCGGCATGGGGCTTCAGTTCGGCATCCAGAAAGCGGCCGAACTGGTCGCGAAGGCTTTCAAGCTCCGGCGTCATCCAGGAAGAGGTCGTCCGGGGGGCAGAAGCGGTCATGGGGATGTCTCCGTCGGATCGTGTGCGGCAAGCGGGCCCGGCGGTCACGCCGCGGGCCCGCCGCCGCCGACAGGTATCAGAGCAGGATGCCGCCGCCGCAGACCAGAACCTGG
This genomic interval carries:
- a CDS encoding acyl-CoA dehydrogenase family protein, which codes for MTASAPRTTSSWMTPELESLRDQFGRFLDAELKPHAARWRRQRMIDRSAWTALGEMGALGAAIPEEWGGSGGDVYQEMVLLDTINRHCSDLANGYSVHSGIVTHYVLTYGTEDQKRRWLPKLCSGEWIGAIAMTEPGGGSDLQALTTRGRRDGDDYVIDGQKTFITNGIAADLVLVAVRIDGTPGAKGISLIGVEKGAPGFQPGRPLEKIGLHAADTAELFFDGARAPVDNLLGGIEGRGFYQMMEQLPRERLILAVGAVAAMEHAVEITRAYVHERKAFGKTLFDFQTISFRLAELATEAHIARVFVDDCLVKLAENRLDNVTASMAKWWCSERQVQTVDACLQMFGGYGYIEETEIARMYTDARIQKIYGGANEIMKLLIARSL
- a CDS encoding type II toxin-antitoxin system RelE/ParE family toxin — encoded protein: MLEIQQTGIFRAWMMSLRDSRAKQRIAVRIQRLRSGNPGDVKSVGGGVSELRIDEGPGYRVYFTQRGTVLIVLLCGGTKSRQNADIEQAKRLAAEMER
- a CDS encoding PhzF family phenazine biosynthesis protein encodes the protein MRNVRIFHLDAFAERLFAGNPAAVCLMDAWLPVPVMQAIAAENRLSETAFLVPEDAGGFGTGDGTAAGPFHLRWFTPTTEMPMCGHATLAAAHVVLSRLAPEAPAVVFRTRGGLLHVARDPEADDRLCLSLPRERLTGIEPRPALLRAITAALGGVAPAAVLEGRHDWYVLVEDPAEVEAIRPDAAAIAALPPRAVAVASLADGASLADGADYVCRFFAPKLGVPEDPVTGIVHAGLAPLFADMLARDRLDGLQLSPRRGRVTVMPRPDHVVLTGRVVEYSEGRLVLNRLDVERTTAAALAVGRLPLTLAAGAGLRARG
- a CDS encoding addiction module antidote protein — its product is MALETTAFDPAEYLDDDEAMAGYLSDAFETGDPAFISDALGVVARAKGMRQIAEDAGLSRESLYRALSDKGNPEFGTILKVLAALGLRLSVEPLSHPGE